Proteins encoded by one window of Rutidosis leptorrhynchoides isolate AG116_Rl617_1_P2 chromosome 7, CSIRO_AGI_Rlap_v1, whole genome shotgun sequence:
- the LOC139860045 gene encoding uncharacterized protein → HHPSSIFLGSRNPNLLKLTAAAGGGGHDYEERLQSSSTMDYDPSFVPDPVKSFVVHMYRHIREKNVYEIHQMYETSFHTLSDSMFKDTPWPSVEAVAQYVDNDHVFCLLYKEMWFRHLYARLSPTLKQRIDSWDNYCMLFQVVLHGVVNMQLPNQWLWDMVDEFVYQFQSFCQYRAKMKNKTEQEIALLREHDQAWNVYGVLNFLQALMEKSSIIQILEQEKEGLEQFTSTDGYDYNGGSNVLKVLGYFSMVGLLRVHCLLGDYQTGLKCLLPIDITQQGVYTSVIGCHIATIYHYGFANLMLRRYVEAIREFNKILLYVYNTKQYHQKSPQFEQILKKNEQMYALLTICLSLCPKVKLVHETVNSQLREKNGEKMLRMQRNDDESFALYDELFSYACPKFITPSAPSFEEPLVNYNQDAYRLQLKLFLIEVSQQQQLSVLRSFLKVYSTISLEKLASYMKVDEPTLRSILMTYKHKTHSVGADGKTVSNADIDFYINDDVIHVVELKTPKRYGDYFLRQIVKLEAVIGDLDRIKLE, encoded by the exons CACCACCCTAGTTCTATCTTTCTAGGCAGTCGGAACCCTAATTTGTTAAAACTAACAGCGGCGGCCGGCGGCGGTGGTCACGATTACGAAGAACGATTACAATCATCTTCAACAATGGATTACGATCCATCATTCGTACCGGATCCAGTGAAATCATTCGTGGTTCACATGTACCGTCACATTCGAGAGAAAAACGTGTACGAGATTCATCAGATGTACGAAACTTCATTTCATACCCTAAGTGACAGTATGTTTAAAGATACGCCATGGCCGTCAGTTGAAGCTGTTGCTCAGTATGTTGATAATGATCATGTGTTTTGCTTGTTGTATAAAGAGATGTGGTTTAGGCATTTATATGCTAGGTTATCTCCAACTCTTAAACAGAGGATTGATTCTTGGGATAATTACTGCATGCTCTTTCAG GTGGTGCTACATGGAGTTGTGAACATGCAGTTGCCAAACCAGTGGTTGTGGGACATGGTCGATGAGTTTGTGTATCAGTTTCAGTCTTTCTGTCAGTACCGGGCCAAAATGAAGAACAAAACAGAGCAAGAAATTGCTCTACTAAGGGAACACGACCAG GCCTGGAACGTGTACGGTGTTCTCAATTTCTTGCAAGCTTTGATGGAGAAATCATCGATAATTCAGATTCTAGAACAGGAAAAAGAAGGACTTGAACAGTTTACATCAACTGATGGGTATGATTATAATGGTGGAAGTAATGTTTTGAAGGTTTTGGGTTACTTTAGCATGGTTGGTTTGCTTCGAGTTCATTGTTTATTGGGAGACTATCAAACCGGCCTCAAGTGCTTGCTTCCTATTGACATTACGCAACAAGGAGTGTACACCAGCGTAATTGGCTGTCACATTGCCACCATCTATCATTATGGATTTGCCAATCTTATGCTGCGAAG GTATGTTGAAGCTATACGCGAGTTCAACAAAATACTGTTATACGTGTACAATACGAAGCAGTATCACCAGAAATCACCACAATTTGAGCAGATTCTGAAGAAGAATGAACAAATGTATGCTCTTCTTACAATATGCTTATCACTCTGTCCTAAAGTGAAACTTGTTCACGAAACTGTTAACTCTCAACTAAGAGAGAAAAATGGTGAAAAGATGTTGAGAATGCAACGAAACGATGATGAATCTTTTGCCCTTTATGATGAGCTTTTCTCATATGCGTGTCCCAAGTTTATCACACCATCTGCTCCTAGCTTTGAAGAGCCACTCGTTAATTACAACCAG GATGCATATAGACTTCAGTTAAAGCTGTTTCTTATTGAAGTAAGTCAGCAGCAGCAACTGTCAGTTTTGAGATCTTTCTTGAAAGTTTATTCAACAATTTCTCTTGAGAAGCTTGCTAGTTACATGAAAGTGGACGAACCGACTTTAAG GTCAATCTTGATGACATACAAGCACAAGACACATTCTGTTGGAGCTGATGGGAAAACTGTATCCAATGCTGATATTGATTTCTATATTAATGAT GATGTGATTCATGTTGTTGAATTGAAGACTCCAAAGCGATATGGTGATTACTTTTTGCGTCAGATTGTTAAG CTTGAAGCAGTGATTGGAGATCTGGATAGAATAAAGCTGGAATGA